In Sorghum bicolor cultivar BTx623 chromosome 10, Sorghum_bicolor_NCBIv3, whole genome shotgun sequence, one genomic interval encodes:
- the LOC8082252 gene encoding transcription factor HY5 isoform X2 — translation MQQDQTTSSLPSSSERSSSSAPQTDQETREAMESDEEIRRVPEVGLELAGPSTSGRETTAAAGTAAGAAGTSSASQAATSAARRRGRSPADKEHRRLKRLLRNRVSAQQARERKKAYLSELEVRVKDLEKRNSELEERLSTLQNENQMLRQILKNTTVNRRGPGGSSAGGDSQ, via the exons ATGCAGCAGGATCAGACGACGAGCTCGCTGCCCTCCAGCAGCGAGCGCTCCTCCAGCTCAGCGCCGCAGACGGATCAGGAGACCAGGGAAG CGATGGAGAGCGACGAGGAGATCAGGAGGGTGCCGGAGGTCGGGCTGGAGCTGGCCGGCCCGTCGACGTCCGGCAGGGAGACGACTGCGGCTGCGGGCACGGCGGCGGGCGCTGCCGGGACGTCGTCCGCGTCGCAGGCGGCCACcagcgccgcccgccgccgcggccgtagCCCCGCCGACAAGGAGCACCGGCGCCTCAAAAG GTTGCTTCGGAACCGGGTGTCGGCGCAGCAAGCACGGGAGAGGAAGAAGGCGTACCTGAGCGAGCTGGAGGTGAGGGTCAAGGACCTGGAGAAGAGGAACTCAGAGCTGGAGGAGAGGCTGTCCACGCTGCAGAACGAGAACCAAATGCTTAGACAG ATACTGAAGAACACCACTGTAAACAGAAGAGGCCCAGGTGGCAGCAGTGCTGGTGGAGATAGCCAATAG
- the LOC8082252 gene encoding transcription factor HY5 isoform X1, whose amino-acid sequence MHVLLTFACSRFITSFEKGFFVGLRFSFPLSKEKKRLFSMESDEEIRRVPEVGLELAGPSTSGRETTAAAGTAAGAAGTSSASQAATSAARRRGRSPADKEHRRLKRLLRNRVSAQQARERKKAYLSELEVRVKDLEKRNSELEERLSTLQNENQMLRQILKNTTVNRRGPGGSSAGGDSQ is encoded by the exons ATGCATGTGCTTCTGACTTTTGCTTGTTCTAGGTTCATCACTTCGTTTGAAAAAGGATTCTTTGTTGGTCTTCGGTTTTCCTTTCCTCTttcgaaggaaaaaaaaagacttTTTT CGATGGAGAGCGACGAGGAGATCAGGAGGGTGCCGGAGGTCGGGCTGGAGCTGGCCGGCCCGTCGACGTCCGGCAGGGAGACGACTGCGGCTGCGGGCACGGCGGCGGGCGCTGCCGGGACGTCGTCCGCGTCGCAGGCGGCCACcagcgccgcccgccgccgcggccgtagCCCCGCCGACAAGGAGCACCGGCGCCTCAAAAG GTTGCTTCGGAACCGGGTGTCGGCGCAGCAAGCACGGGAGAGGAAGAAGGCGTACCTGAGCGAGCTGGAGGTGAGGGTCAAGGACCTGGAGAAGAGGAACTCAGAGCTGGAGGAGAGGCTGTCCACGCTGCAGAACGAGAACCAAATGCTTAGACAG ATACTGAAGAACACCACTGTAAACAGAAGAGGCCCAGGTGGCAGCAGTGCTGGTGGAGATAGCCAATAG
- the LOC8082253 gene encoding putative cellulose synthase A catalytic subunit 11 [UDP-forming], producing MDEDSPEIVPVNSPALDPPDPDQEPEPSESGEGDRDGPPEPEALSDKLPLPAAELNLYRAAVALRLVLLAAFFRYRVTHPVLDAPWLWLAALVCELWLVVVWLVAQLPKLSPTSRETHLDRLAARYDDGEPSRRLGSVDVLLTAAGAGAGTSSEPPLATANTVLSVLAADYPAGRLACYVSDDGADLLLFEVLFEAAGFARRWVPFCRRHAVEPRAPELYFARGVDYLRDRAAPSFVKERRAMKRAYEELKVRMNYLAANARKVPEDGWVMPDGTPWPGNNTRDHPAMIQVLLGHPGDQDAAGDELPRLFYVSREKKPGFQHHTKAGALNALLRVSALLTNGSYVLNLDQDHCVSNSGVLREAMCFLMDPDAGNRTCFVQFPLRIGVEDDGGERRHATRDSVFFDIDMKCLDGIQGPVYVGSGCCFNRKALYGFDPAFSEDDDEEEEEEAPVHWSRWWWFGKVKKRALRRTMSTVPLLDSEDTDELTEAGRRRRLRSYRAALERHFGHSPAFIASAFATQERGGGGSDAATADADASSVLREAIHVVSCAYEERTRWGKDVGWMYGSDDDGGGGVVTGFTMHARGWASAYCAPARTAFRSFARASPSEVLAGASQRAVAAMGVLLSRHCPVWSAAGGRLRLMQRLGYVSCVAYPLASLPLTVYCALPAACLLTGKSIFPDDVGYYDAVLLILLLSSVVATVALELRWSGVTLRAWWRDQKLWVVTGTSACLAAVFQGILRSCAGVDVGFSSTSTETATRRRSSSSDDDNRKSAVLRGSNLLIPPASLLVGNLAGVVVAVSYGVDHGYPSWGPVLVKLALAWWVVAHLQGFFRGLLARRDRRAPTIAVLWSVLFVSVLSLLWVNVDSYSAPPAQSASQRPPIL from the exons ATGGATGAAGACAGCCCAGAGATCGTGCCTGTCAACTCCCCGGCTCTGGACCCTCCTGATCCTGACCAGGAGCCTGAACCTTCAGAAAG CGGGGAAGGTGACCGTGACGGCCCACCTGAGCCTGAGGCACTCAGCGACAAGCTGCCCCTCCCGGCGGCCGAGCTCAACCTGTACCGCGCGGCCGTCGCGCTGCGCCTGGTCCTCCTCGCCGCCTTCTTCCGGTACCGCGTCACCCACCCGGTGCTCGACGCGCCCTGGCTATGGCTGGCCGCGCTCGTGTGCGAGCTGTGGCTCGTCGTCGTGTGGCTCGTCGCGCAGCTCCCGAAGCTGTCCCCGACCAGCCGCGAGACGCACCTCGACAGGCTGGCAGCGAGGTACGACGACGGCGAGCCGTCCCGGCGGCTGGGCAGCGTGGACGTGCTGCTGACGGCGGCGGGCGCAGGCGCGGGGACGTCGTCGGAGCCTCCGCTGGCGACGGCGAACACGGTCCTGTCGGTGCTCGCGGCGGACTACCCGGCGGGGAGGCTGGCCTGCTACGTGTCCGACGACGGCGCGGACTTGCTGCTGTTCGAGGTCCTGTTCGAGGCCGCCGGGTTCGCGCGGCGGTGGGTGCCGTTCTGCCGGCGTCACGCCGTGGAGCCGAGGGCGCCCGAGCTCTACTTCGCCCGCGGCGTCGACTACCTCAGGGACAGGGCCGCGCCGTCGTTCGTCAAGGAACGCCGCGCCATGAAG AGGGCGTACGAGGAGCTGAAGGTGAGGATGAACTACCTCGCCGCGAACGCGCGGAAGGTGCCGGAGGACGGGTGGGTCATGCCGGACGGCACGCCGTGGCCCGGGAACAACACGAGAGACCATCCTGCCATGATACAG GTTCTTCTGGGGCACCCCGGCGATCAGGACGCCGCGGGGGACGAGCTGCCTCGGCTGTTCTACGTGTCGCGGGAGAAGAAGCCGGGGTTCCAGCATCACACGAAAGCCGGCGCCCTCAACGCCCTG CTCCGGGTGTCCGCTCTGCTGACGAACGGCTCGTACGTGCTCAACCTGGACCAAGACCACTGCGTCAGCAACAGCGGCGTCCTCAGGGAGGCAATGTGCTTCCTCATGGACCCAGACGCCGGGAACAGGACGTGCTTCGTCCAGTTCCCGCTGAGGATCGGCGTCGAGGACGACGGTGGCGAGCGGCGGCATGCGACTCGCGACTCTGTCTTCTTCGAC ATCGACATGAAGTGCCTGGACGGCATCCAGGGCCCGGTGTACGTCGGCTCCGGCTGCTGCTTCAACAGGAAAGCGCTGTACGGATTCGATCCCGCCTTCTCcgaagacgacgacgaggaggaggaggaggaggcgccggTGCACTGGAGCAGGTGGTGGTGGTTCGGGAAGGTGAAGAAGCGAGCGTTGAGGAGGACCATGTCCACCGTTCCTCTGCTTGACTCGGAGGACACCGACGAGCTGACCGAAGCAG GAAGAAGGCGGAGGCTGCGTTCCTACCGCGCCGCGTTGGAGCGGCACTTCGGCCATTCACCGGCGTTCATCGCGTCAGCGTTCGCGACCCaagagcgcggcggcggcggcagcgacgCGGCCACGGCCGACGCAGACGCTTCTTCGGTCCTCAGGGAGGCGATACACGTCGTCAGCTGCGCGTACGAGGAGCGGACGAGGTGGGGCAAAGACGTTGGCTGGATGTACGGttccgacgacgacggcggcggcggcgtggtcaCGGGGTTTACGATGCACGCGCGCGGGTGGGCGTCAGCGTACTGCGCGCCGGCGCGGACCGCGTTCCGGAGCTTCGCGCGTGCCAGCCCCTCCGAAGTCCTCGCCGGTGCGTCGCAGCGAGCGGTCGCGGCCATGGGTGTCCTGCTGAGCCGGCACTGCCCCGTCTGGTCCGCCGCTGGCGGCCGCCTGCGGCTCATGCAGCGGCTGGGCTACGTGAGCTGCGTCGCGTACCCGCTGGCATCCCTCCCGCTGACCGTCTACTGCGCGCTCCCGGCGGCCTGCCTCCTCACCGGCAAGTCCATCTTCCCAGACGACGTGGGGTACTACGACGCGGTCCTGCTCATCCTGCTCCTGTCCTCGGTGGTGGCCACGGTCGCGCTGGAGCTTCGGTGGAGCGGCGTGACGCTGCGCGCGTGGTGGCGGGACCAGAAGCTCTGGGTCGTCACCGGCACGTCGGCGTGCCTCGCGGCCGTGTTCCAGGGCATCCTCCGCTCGTGCGCAGGGGTCGACGTCGGTTTCTCCTCCACGTCCACGGAGACGGCGACCAGGAGGCGGTCGTCGTCCTCGGACGACGACAATCGGAAGTCCGCCGTGCTGCGGGGGTCGAACCTGCTGATCCCGCCGGCGAGTCTGCTGGTGGGAAACCTCGCCGGCGTGGTTGTGGCCGTGTCGTACGGGGTGGACCACGGGTACCCGTCGTGGGGCCCAGTCCTCGTGAAGCTGGCTCTCGCCTGGTGGGTGGTGGCGCACCTGCAGGGCTTCTTCAGGGGCCTCCTTGCGCGGCGGGACAGGCGGGCACCCACCATCGCCGTGCTATGGTCGGTGCTCTTCGTGTCCGTGCTCTCGCTGCTCTGGGTCAACGTCGACTCCTACTCAGCGCCGCCGGCGCAGTCCGCGTCGCAGCGGCCGCCGATCTTGTGA